A window from Plectropomus leopardus isolate mb chromosome 21, YSFRI_Pleo_2.0, whole genome shotgun sequence encodes these proteins:
- the LOC121960520 gene encoding toll-like receptor 3 isoform X2 yields the protein MGPGVKVDKTMAKSGSKCFELSFVFVLLNIVSFVVPVAGYALKSCHISFNKAICSQNRLTAVPTDIPLTVEGLTLIGNKISKIHASDFKNFSALTELILKRNIISQIEKGAFTDLISLKKLNLNDNKLTQLGDNLFDGMSNLTQLRINKNQIKTVSSTSFKSLVSLTILDISNNKLYRITNVHTIIQHLPNLRELYVANNNLTNFQSWELTNSSLKLAFLDLSENPLANFRITADVFPSLTWLSIGGSSKKHHMKWDVRNKTFLSHLSTLDISGLQITPDDMKVILEIVNSSLTSLKMNAMTRSHLRALIDISCTIPTVSSIQVRGFHQFQLP from the exons atgggtCCTGGAGTGAAAGTGGACAAGACAATGGCAAAAAGTGGATCAAAATGTTTTGAGCTAAGTTTTGTTTTCGTCTTGCTGAATATTGTCAGCTTTGTCGTTCCAGTCGCAGGATATGCACTGAAGTCTTGCCACATCAGTTTTAATAAGGCCATATGTTCCCAGAACAGACTCACTGCTGTTCCTACAGATATTCCCTTAACAGTCGAAGGTTTGACCTTGATTggaaacaaaatttcaaaaatacacGCATCAGATTTCAAAAACTTTTCAGCTTTGACAGAGTTAATTCTGAAACGCAACATCATCTCGCAGATAGAGAAAGGCGCCTTTACGGATCTGATTTCCCTAAAGAAGTTAAATCTAAATGATAATAAGCTTACTCAACTTGGAGATAATCTATTCGATGGTATGAGTAACCTCACACAGCtcagaattaataaaaatcaaatcaaaacgGTGTCATCCACCTCTTTCAAGTCCTTAGTAAGCTTGACAATTTTAGACATCTCCAACAACAAACTGTACCGCATAACAAATGTCCATACGATAATACAGCACCTGCCAAATCTACGGGAGTTGTATGTTGCAAACAACAATTTAACCAATTTTCAGTCGTGGGAACTGACAAACAGCTCACTAAAACTCGCTTTCCTAGACTTGTCTGAAAATCCTCTTGCAAACTTCAGGATCACTGCAGATGTTTTTCCTAGTCTTACCTGGTTAAGCATCGGTGGCTCGTCTAAGAAGCATCACATGAAATGGGATGTTCGTAACAAGACTTTTCTTAGTCATCTGTCTACCCTTGATATCAGTGGGCTTCAAATAACTCCTGATGACATGAAAGTAATACTAGAGATCGTCAACTCCTCGTTGACTTCTCTGAAGATGAATGCAATGACGCGTTCACATCTGAGGGCATTAATTGACATTTCCTGCACCATCCCAACAGTGTCCTCAATCCAAGTGAGAg GCTTCCATCAGTTCCAGCTGCCTTGA
- the LOC121960520 gene encoding toll-like receptor 13 isoform X1: MGPGVKVDKTMAKSGSKCFELSFVFVLLNIVSFVVPVAGYALKSCHISFNKAICSQNRLTAVPTDIPLTVEGLTLIGNKISKIHASDFKNFSALTELILKRNIISQIEKGAFTDLISLKKLNLNDNKLTQLGDNLFDGMSNLTQLRINKNQIKTVSSTSFKSLVSLTILDISNNKLYRITNVHTIIQHLPNLRELYVANNNLTNFQSWELTNSSLKLAFLDLSENPLANFRITADVFPSLTWLSIGGSSKKHHMKWDVRNKTFLSHLSTLDISGLQITPDDMKVILEIVNSSLTSLKMNAMTRSHLRALIDISCTIPTVSSIQVRGNNLFFVSSDFFQLCRNVTELDLADNKIKNIKDDALSFLQGIKILALNHNRLPSVPAALRNQPTLEELDLSKNNISTLGCYDFANLTKLRRLSLHQNSISALQECVFKDLIRLEVLKMQNNSITKLNSAFNKYLPNLRQLRLNSNQLTSIRNGEFKGLRSLQNLSLHDNKIRFLEKDCFIDLANLNELQLQLNDMKSHRDYKGSFNHLKNLKRLDLSDNDIKYDKSSPLDDPPFSQLSNLETLAFTGNHRKGRSQLPTNFLQGLTNLLVFTARNLELRSLDKDIFNYTPQLQTLDISSNELMDLSSDLFSPIRNLKSLYISRINLGSLDFLIEANLTTLEFLQAKKNQFSVFREETVMSLPALSYLDLQGNSFTCDCDNAWFLQWTENDKKTQVFDAYNFTCNYPPNLKGMKLLDLAVQSCTVDTEFICFITTTCTILLFMVASLTYHFLRWHLVYAYYIFLAFLFDKKHKHMQVPNQYDAFISYNAHDEPWVIRELWPKLEGEQGWRLCLHHRDFEPGNTDLTPGIKLFRPTKRKIQVILYRGSQTFF; the protein is encoded by the coding sequence atgggtCCTGGAGTGAAAGTGGACAAGACAATGGCAAAAAGTGGATCAAAATGTTTTGAGCTAAGTTTTGTTTTCGTCTTGCTGAATATTGTCAGCTTTGTCGTTCCAGTCGCAGGATATGCACTGAAGTCTTGCCACATCAGTTTTAATAAGGCCATATGTTCCCAGAACAGACTCACTGCTGTTCCTACAGATATTCCCTTAACAGTCGAAGGTTTGACCTTGATTggaaacaaaatttcaaaaatacacGCATCAGATTTCAAAAACTTTTCAGCTTTGACAGAGTTAATTCTGAAACGCAACATCATCTCGCAGATAGAGAAAGGCGCCTTTACGGATCTGATTTCCCTAAAGAAGTTAAATCTAAATGATAATAAGCTTACTCAACTTGGAGATAATCTATTCGATGGTATGAGTAACCTCACACAGCtcagaattaataaaaatcaaatcaaaacgGTGTCATCCACCTCTTTCAAGTCCTTAGTAAGCTTGACAATTTTAGACATCTCCAACAACAAACTGTACCGCATAACAAATGTCCATACGATAATACAGCACCTGCCAAATCTACGGGAGTTGTATGTTGCAAACAACAATTTAACCAATTTTCAGTCGTGGGAACTGACAAACAGCTCACTAAAACTCGCTTTCCTAGACTTGTCTGAAAATCCTCTTGCAAACTTCAGGATCACTGCAGATGTTTTTCCTAGTCTTACCTGGTTAAGCATCGGTGGCTCGTCTAAGAAGCATCACATGAAATGGGATGTTCGTAACAAGACTTTTCTTAGTCATCTGTCTACCCTTGATATCAGTGGGCTTCAAATAACTCCTGATGACATGAAAGTAATACTAGAGATCGTCAACTCCTCGTTGACTTCTCTGAAGATGAATGCAATGACGCGTTCACATCTGAGGGCATTAATTGACATTTCCTGCACCATCCCAACAGTGTCCTCAATCCAAGTGAGAggtaacaatttattttttgtcagttcagATTTTTTCCAGTTGTGTAGGAACGTAACAGAGTTAGATTTAGCcgataacaaaataaaaaatatcaaagacgACGCCCTCAGTTTTCTTCAAGGTATTAAAATCCTGGCTCTGAATCACAATAGGCTTCCATCAGTTCCAGCTGCCTTGAGGAATCAACCAACTCTTGAAGAGCTGGATCTCAGCAAGAATAACATCAGCACACTTGGATGTTACGATTTCGCCAATCTGACAAAGCTCAGACGGCTCAGCCTTCATCAGAATTCAATCTCAGCTTTACAAGAGTGTGTTTTCAAGGATTTAATACGTTTGGAAGTGTTAAAGATGCAGAACAACAGCATCACTAAATTAAATAGTGCGTTCAACAAATACTTGCCAAATCTTAGACAACTGCGTTTGAATTCAAATCAACTCACCTCAATTAGAAATGGGGAATTTAAGGGCTTGCGGTCACTCCAGAACTTGTCATtacatgacaataaaataaggtTCCTTGAAAAGgattgttttattgatttggCAAATCTTAACGAACTTCAACTACAATTGAATGACATGAAAAGTCATAGAGATTACAAAGGTAGTTTCAATCATCTGAAAAATTTAAAACGGTTGGATTTGAGTGACAATGACATTAAATATGACAAGAGTTCACCTTTGGATGATCCACCATTTTCTCAACTGTCTAATCTGGAGACACTGGCTTTTACTGGAAATCACCGTAAAGGAAGGTCCCAGCTGCCTACTAACTTCCTTCAAGGTTTGACTAATCTTTTGGTTTTCACTGCCAGGAACCTTGAACTTCGCTCCTTGGACAAAGACATATTTAATTACACGCCTCAACTGCAAACACTTGATATTAGCTCAAATGAACTGATGGATCTCTCTTCGGATTTGTTTTCCCCAATTAGAAACCTCAAAAGCCTTTATATATCTAGAATAAATCTTGGGTCCCTAGATTTCCTTATAGAGGCCAACCTAACTACGCTGGAGTTCCTGCAGGCAAAAAAGAAtcaattttcagttttcagagaGGAAACAGTGATGTCCCTCCCGGCTCTGAGTTACTTGGATCTTCAAGGCAATAGTTTTACCTGTGACTGTGATAACGCCTGGTTCCTCCAgtggacagaaaatgacaagaaaacacaagtttttgaTGCCTACAACTTTACGTGTAACTATCCTCCAAACCTTAAAGGTATGAAACTCTTGGACCTCGCTGTCCAGTCTTGCACAGTGGACACTGAATTCATCTGCTTTATCACCACCACATGTACAATCCTCTTGTTTATGGTGGCGTCATTGACTTACCATTTTCTAAGGTGGCACCTGGTCTATGCCTACTACATCTTCTTGGCTTTTCTCTTTGACAAAAAGCATAAACACATGCAAGTTCCAAATCAGTATGATGCTTTCATCTCCTACAATGCCCATGACGAGCCATGGGTCATCAGAGAGCTGTGGCCAAAACTGGAAGGAGAGCAGGGCTGGAGATTGTGTCTGCATCACCGAGACTTCGAACCAGGTAATACAGACCTTACACCCGGCATTAAGCTGTTTCGACCAACTAAGCGGAAAATCCAAGTAATTTTATACAGGggaagtcaaacttttttttga
- the LOC121960969 gene encoding toll-like receptor 13, producing the protein MLLIYCMCISNNSCLCCHLYSRGCHHSTLYTATSRLMRKIRTHFLCKGPFLFLFSHSGKPIIDNITDAIYGSRKTICVISRRYLESEWCSREIQVASFRLFDEQKDVLILVFLEDIPATELSPYYRMRKLLKRWTYLSWPRAKEHPELFWEKLRQALETKDDLGEGQI; encoded by the exons ATGTTacttatatactgtatgtgcataAGTAATAACAGTTGCTTGTGCTGTCATCTATACTCCAGAGGGTGTCACCATAGTACTCTCTATACTGCAACATCAAGACTAATGAGGAAAATCAGAACACATTTTCTATGTAAGGgcccttttcttttccttttctctcactCAGGTAAACCCATCATAGACAACATCACAGATGCCATCTATGGAAGCAGGAAGACCATCTGTGTGATCAGTCGCAGATACCTTGAGAGCGAGTGGTGCTCTAGAGAGATACAGGTGGCCAG CTTCCGCCTGTTTGATGAGCAGAAGGACGTGCTGATCCTGGTGTTTCTGGAGGACATTCCCGCCACTGAGCTGTCTCCTTACTACCGCATGAGAAAGCTGCTGAAGAGGTGGACCTATCTCAGCTGGCCTCGAGCCAAGGAGCACCCTGAACTGTTCTGGGAGAAACTCCGTCAGGCTCTGGAGACTAAAGACGATCTTGGTGAGGGACAGATTTAA
- the ccl20b gene encoding C-C motif chemokine 20b, which produces MASGKVFLLAALCSFIILSTFISSTQSTSCCLRYVRPPVKSQQLLGYTIQTINNSCDIPAVIFHLPGKFLCTNPSNLRTQKLMKTIDERKRKISQIGNPGYTTSA; this is translated from the exons ATGGCAAGCGGCAAAGTGTTTCTCCTGGCAGCCCTGTGCTCCTTCATCATCCTCAGCACTTTCATCAGCAGCACACAGTCAA caaGCTGCTGCCTAAGATATGTTAGGCCTCCAGTGAAAAGCCAGCAACTGCTGGGCTACACCATCCAGACCATCAACAATTCCTGCGACATCCCGGCCGTTAT ATTCCACCTTCCAGGGAAGTTTCTGTGTACCAATCCTTCTAACCTCAGGACTCAGAAACTGATGAAGACTATCGA tgaaaggaagaggaagatcAGTCAGATCGGAAACCCGGGCTACACCACATCAGCATAA